The nucleotide sequence gaatattaaacaaatctCACGTACGTAATTTCGTTCATCGACCTGTCCTTTGGAAGCTGCTTATTGAACATGAGGAAATACTTGTTTATgatctcgtatttaaaattgccATTTTCATCGTGCATAGCCACGCTTGGGTAATAGTTAGCCAATTCCTCAATCTTGTGAGACGTATCGTGTAAGTAGGAGGCGAGAAGCGACACTATCATGGTGCTGTCATTCAAGGGCTGATAGCCCCCTTCCACCTTGGTCAAGAGAATTGGAACCTTCTTGTACGAGGACCATCCGATTTCCTTTCGCAGCACTGGATCTACCTCCACAATATCGTAAGATATCCCATAATAATCCAAGAACACTCTAACCTGGAGTATAATAAATCTCAGATTAACTTAATACAATTGATTTCAGATTAACTTAACGGATTGGCTTATCAAGTATCTATATTGTTCTGTGAACATGGATAGAATTATTGACTTCTCGCTTGTTGAAGAAGCATCAAAGCAGAGAAGGAAAGATGAACTTAAGGACGAATTCTACTGCCTGAAAGTTCTTTTACCTACCTTACAGCAGAAAGGACATGTTTGATACTGAAATAACGTGAGTTTCAAACCGGTGGCATCCACTGGAGACGCAATCTGGAACAGAATAAGCGGATCGTTAATGCAAGCGGAGTAACattttttaccattttttCTCACGAGAGCGATCGTCGGCGTACCTTCCTGGACGGAGTGACAGGCGGCTTATACTTCAGCAACGTAGTCTCCAACTGCGTTCCCTCCAGGGCGATGTTCTCCCGGGCCTCGTTGATCTTGTAGTAGGCATAACCCGCGCCTACCGCGGTGCCGGTAACCGCTCCGATCACACCGAGCTTCACCAGACCGTGCGTCCTCTGCGGCTGCTGTACCATCGTGCAGAACGACCCGGGGATGCCGATGATGCCATTCTGGCTGGTGAAGTAGTACTTTTTTAGAAACCTCGCCCTTTCCGCGAACCGGGTGAGCTTGCGTGCCGCATTCATTTCTAGGTTATCGGATAAGCCTGACCAACCCTGGCGCACGGCAATGCGACACATGGATCACACGGATGAAGGACGTTTGTGTAAATATGTAGACCGTGTAGTCCGTGTGCCTGTCCATGTTGTGTATGTGTTTTTTGTTTGTGTGTATGCATACGGAGTGTATACACCAATAGTCACGTACAGCCTTATGACAatgttttgttaatttatatccTTTTTAGACTATTTTTCCATGACAcctagaaagaaaaaagaatagagaTTGTTCTTATGCGGGAAAACGATGCCACAACGTTCAATGCCTTTTAGCTTAAACTCCAGGCATCAAATTGATGgttgttaaattatttcttcgtttaaaaaaaatgaaaaatattgatgagTGAAATAAAGTTCTCTGTTCTTTCTTCTATCGTTAATTTAGATGATATacaacaatttaaaagaatatattatattaataatcgtGATTGGCCTATGAATCTGACTTGATACACActatgtatatgtttatataaaatacattaaatatatacgtttattggaatataatttcttgataaatTCGAAAGAGCAGGCAAATCAATAATAAACatagttgaaaaataattggacACAAAATGTTACTTAGAATACTTGCTGTCCATTATTTTAAAGTGCTTGACTTAAATTTTGTATCCCAGAAAAGGCGTGATCTCTTTTATAACTGCTGGAAAAGCAATGAATTAAGCATCTTGTAACAgcgaatatatttatgtatatttgtcGATAAAACTGttcatatatatctacatttatTCGTACATATGAAAGTTTGCAtgcatgattattatttaaatatatgaaaaatacatacTCGTCTAATCTAAACGAGTCCGATATTACAGTTCTACacatttagttttattaatcatcctgattttaattaatataatattcacagtatataatatatctagtGACACTCGGGCAGAAAATGTGTCAccaacattttataaaaaatatgctctCTAGTGTGTGTAAATAGCACTATTTCcctattctttttatattaaaagtcccGGCGATTTCACGTCGGATACGCCAAATGGACAAAATTCGAGCTACGCatttaaaaattcgttttatgaatacattaaatataaatagataaaaattagtCCGTTTAAAACTTGGTTTTTAAAGGCAGTTGGTTTC is from Temnothorax longispinosus isolate EJ_2023e chromosome 10, Tlon_JGU_v1, whole genome shotgun sequence and encodes:
- the Su(p) gene encoding prostaglandin E synthase 2: MCRIAVRQGWSGLSDNLEMNAARKLTRFAERARFLKKYYFTSQNGIIGIPGSFCTMVQQPQRTHGLVKLGVIGAVTGTAVGAGYAYYKINEARENIALEGTQLETTLLKYKPPVTPSRKIASPVDATGLKLTLFQYQTCPFCCKVRVFLDYYGISYDIVEVDPVLRKEIGWSSYKKVPILLTKVEGGYQPLNDSTMIVSLLASYLHDTSHKIEELANYYPSVAMHDENGNFKYEIINKYFLMFNKQLPKDRSMNEITEERNWRKWADEVFVHTLSPNVYRTLDESYRTFNWFSEVGQWKEYFPTWEQMLIVNVGATAMWLIGKRLKKRHRLKDDVRQSLYDEANYWLRAIKARGTTFMGGSKPDLSDLAVYGVLKSIEGCDAFQDLLTHTNIGNWYNAVKEQVETHSGSVNLSR